GCCCGCCACCACCTGGTCATACACCCCGCGCTGCGCAATGACACGCGTCGGGGCCGTGCAGATCTGACCACTGTGGAAGGCCCACACGCTAGCAATCGTGCCGATGGTGGTCTTGAGGTCGGCGTCGTCGAACACGATGCCTGCCCCCTTGCCCCCCAGTTCAAGCAAGAGGCGCTTCATGCCCCGGCCCGCCACTTCCCCAATCGCCTGACCCACGGGGGTGGAGCCGGTAAAACTCACCATGTCGACGTGGTCCGAGGCCACTAGCGCCTGCCCGGCTTCCGGGCCCGAACCGGTAACAACGTTGACCACCCCGGGCGGGAAGCCTGCTGCATCGAGGATCTCGCCAAACACCGTCACCGCCAGCGGATCCTGCGGTGCCGGTTTCACAATCACCGTATTCCCCATCGCCAAGGCCGGGCCGATCTTGCCGGCCATGTTCACGATCGGGAAGTTGTACGGGGTGATGCACGCCACCACCCCCACCGGTTGGCGCACCGCAATCGCGCTCATAAGCCCACCGGCCGCCAGCGCGGTGGCCGGCATCTCACCGGGCGGCAGCGCCATGGTGGTGGGCTCCATCGCACCCCGGGCGTAACGGCGAAAACGCTCGACACAGGTGGGCACCTGCATGGTGGAAGCCACCCGTTGGGTAGCCCCCGTTTCGGCCTGGACCAGGGGAATCAGCTCATCCATCCGCTCGCGCAACAGGTCGGCCGCATTGTTCAGTAGGGCCGACCGCTCCTCGGGCTTCGTTCGACTCCAGGCCGGAAAAGCCGCCGCCGCAGCCTCGGCGGCGGCCGTGACCTGGGCCAGGGAAGCCTCGGGAGCCTGCCCCACCACCGTCTCGGTGGCGGGGTTGATGATGTCGTAGGACCCACCGTCGCCGGCCACCCGTTCACCGTTGATGAGCAGCCTGAACTTTGCGGTCGACATAGTCCACCCTAGAACGCGCCCCACGGAGGTGTCAGGTGCGGCCGCTCCTCCTGCCCTCGCCCGTAGACCGGAGATCCCTAGAATGTTTCCGATGCTGGCATACCGCTCCTGGGCTCTCCTCCTTGTTGCGCTGGCGCTAGGCCCGGCCGTGGCGGGCTGTGGCTCCCGACCGGCCACCATCACCGTCGACCGGCCGGTACCCCCCTCCACGTTCCCGGTGCTCGATGGCCCGGCGCTCTGCGACCGGATACCCCCGGCGCTGGTGGCCACGAGCCTTGGGCTGGATATCACCGGTGCCACCGCATCCGATAGCGACCGCACCCCCGAGTGCACCTACGCGTTTCAATCCGCTAGCGGCAGCGAGTCGAGCGTGTCTATCGCCTCGCTGGACGCGGCGGCACTCGGCGGGGAGAACGCCTTCGACTTCGTCGCCGCCGACATCCGCGATGCTGGCAACGATCCTGACGGCACCGAGATGAAAGTGGCCGCCGGCGACCGGGCCGTCCGGTTTACAAACTTGGCTACTCACCTCGCCATCGTCGCCAACGCCGGTTATCTGGAACTGGTGATCGTGCCGGCTGCGGCCAGCCCTGCCGAGGTGGACACGCTTCTCGTCGCGGTGGCCAACGCGCTGGCGGAGTGACGCCCCGCCGTCAGGACCGTGGGGTGCAAATCACCACAGGAATGTCGCGCTCCGTGCGCTTTTGATACCCGGCGTAGCCCTTGTAGGCGGCCACGATGGTCGGCCAGAGTTCGGCCTTCTCCTCCACCGAAGCGGTTCGGGCCACCATCTTGGTGGTCTCCCCGTGACGAGTGATCTCCACCTTCGGCTCGGCCACGAGGTTGTGGTACCAGTCGGGGTGGCGATCGTCGCCACCTTTCGAGGCAATCAACACGACGTGGTCGTTGTCGAGGATCGGTGCGGTGAGCATCACGGAACGGCGTTGACCAGAACGCTGACCCGTGGTGTGTAACTCCACCGCCGCCATGCCCCCCATGTCCCATCCGAGGCGACCGCCACTGACCTTCAGCACCGACTTGTGCACCACATTCATTCCCTTGGTCACGACATCGATGAAGGTTTGCGAAGCAGGCATGGCTCCATCGTAGGGGTCGGATTCGCTTCACCCACCGAACCGGTGACGCCGCCTCGCCGCGGCCGAGCGGGTCGGGCACAATGCAGCGGTGCCCCTCACGCCCCTCTTCGATTTCGACGGGACGTTGGTGAACTCCGATGCTGCGCTCATCGCGCCGTTCCTGGCCCTGGGCCTCGATGCCCACGCCGTGCCCCCCCTCGGCCTGCCCTTGGCTCAGGCTTGCGCACAAGCCGGCATCACCGTGGAGGCATACCTCGATCACTACGACCCAGCCGCCGCCGCTCCCTTTACCGGCATCACCGACGTCCTGGGCCAACTCGCCTC
The sequence above is a segment of the Acidimicrobiia bacterium genome. Coding sequences within it:
- a CDS encoding aldehyde dehydrogenase family protein, which gives rise to MSTAKFRLLINGERVAGDGGSYDIINPATETVVGQAPEASLAQVTAAAEAAAAAFPAWSRTKPEERSALLNNAADLLRERMDELIPLVQAETGATQRVASTMQVPTCVERFRRYARGAMEPTTMALPPGEMPATALAAGGLMSAIAVRQPVGVVACITPYNFPIVNMAGKIGPALAMGNTVIVKPAPQDPLAVTVFGEILDAAGFPPGVVNVVTGSGPEAGQALVASDHVDMVSFTGSTPVGQAIGEVAGRGMKRLLLELGGKGAGIVFDDADLKTTIGTIASVWAFHSGQICTAPTRVIAQRGVYDQVVAGLAAAAGRLKVGDPLARDTVVGPLISAVQRDRVEALIQTGVEQGGELIAGGQRPDFETGFYVAPTLIAGCRPNNAAVLQEFFGPVVVVVPFDDEDEAVAIANGTEFGLYDYVFSSDTTRALRVARQLRTGCVGLNTAQRNHEAPFGGFKMSGVGRDGGSFGLQAYSELQSIVWPG
- a CDS encoding nitroreductase family deazaflavin-dependent oxidoreductase; translated protein: MPASQTFIDVVTKGMNVVHKSVLKVSGGRLGWDMGGMAAVELHTTGQRSGQRRSVMLTAPILDNDHVVLIASKGGDDRHPDWYHNLVAEPKVEITRHGETTKMVARTASVEEKAELWPTIVAAYKGYAGYQKRTERDIPVVICTPRS